The proteins below are encoded in one region of Flavobacterium nackdongense:
- a CDS encoding DNA-3-methyladenine glycosylase family protein, whose product MDFISDMNKAIKYLSETDLIFKLIIEKYGLPTIPKRPQGFETLVLLILEQQVSIDSAKATFLKLKSKQPQFIPESLLSFSDEEFRSLGVSRQKTSYIKALSHSIINHHIDLESLATKSAEEVREELIKIKGIGHWTIDIYLMFSLQAPDIIPLGDVAVLNTIKELLDIHDKHDMEIYVSKWSPHKSLATFLLWHYYLSKRNRKVVY is encoded by the coding sequence TTGGATTTTATTTCTGATATGAATAAGGCCATCAAATATCTTTCAGAAACAGACCTCATTTTCAAACTCATTATTGAAAAGTATGGTTTGCCAACAATTCCCAAACGACCGCAAGGGTTTGAAACTTTAGTGTTATTAATTCTCGAACAGCAAGTTTCTATCGATTCAGCCAAAGCTACTTTTTTAAAATTAAAATCAAAACAACCACAATTTATTCCAGAATCGCTACTTTCTTTTTCGGACGAGGAGTTTCGTAGTCTTGGCGTAAGCCGACAAAAGACGTCCTATATTAAGGCATTATCCCATTCGATAATCAACCATCACATTGATTTAGAAAGTCTGGCAACTAAATCGGCTGAGGAAGTTCGAGAAGAATTAATCAAAATCAAAGGTATTGGCCATTGGACCATCGACATTTATTTGATGTTTTCGCTTCAAGCGCCCGACATCATTCCCCTTGGCGATGTCGCAGTACTAAATACCATCAAAGAACTACTTGACATACACGACAAACATGATATGGAAATTTATGTTTCCAAATGGAGTCCGCACAAGTCTTTGGCAACTTTTCTGTTGTGGCATTATTATTTGAGTAAAAGGAATAGGAAAGTAGTGTATTGA
- a CDS encoding DUF5686 and carboxypeptidase-like regulatory domain-containing protein, with protein sequence MNKNFLLYLVVVVGFANTLFSQTKVSGLVVDASNKPIPFANVAFKNSSEGVVSSEDGVFYLESPKSYKTIIITSVGYSDREIDLEKAINYKLKIQLKEIQTLNEVVVYRGKTSKKNNPALDILRKIWERRRKNGLHLFDQYQMEKYEKIEFDMNSIDSAYMKNNLFKGMEFIFKQVDTSKITGKTYLPIFINEALVDVYGDNKLKKVKEKTKANKTSGFNGNQQILAFVNDLYTDFDIYDNHLNFFDKSFTSPLSTTGIDVYNYVLRDSAYIDNKRCFNIVFYPRRKNELTFKGDFWVSDTTFAIKKINMAATRSANINWVKDIYIEQEFEVMNDSIFLMTKDYMMTDFALNKKENSKGVYGKRTSLYRDHQFNIEKPEKFYREEVNYLDKDVYNKSDEYWEENRFESLTKDEKGVYKMLDTLQTVKKFKQLYSLVEIIDSGYIHLGELDYGPIYSVIGQNSVEGLRLRAGARTYFGPNDPWRVQGYLAYGFKDDKFKYGLTGKWMLNPKNRFIISAGNRRDIEQIGASLTTTNDIVGRSFASSGLLVVGSNNKLTNVNLSNVEFEMEPIKNLTFLAGVSYRTLISASPEFSLDYYTDLTQTTIQSQVKQSEVNFQVEYTPNRIPVAFGVERYNADSPFTSIFVTYSQGFKNLFSSDFNYKKLQLYYKQPIIIGPLGRSDIIIEAGKTFGYIPLGLMSVVPGNQSIFNIANTFNNLQFYEFVTDQYVTFKWDHDFHGRFFARIPFMRKLNWRENIGFRSVYGTVSDDNRAINASGLVYNAPDKVYWEYSAGIGNIFKLFRIDFSWRGSYLDMPDANKFATKISFGFYF encoded by the coding sequence ATGAACAAGAATTTTTTGTTATATCTGGTTGTAGTAGTTGGTTTTGCGAACACGCTATTTTCACAAACTAAAGTTAGCGGTCTCGTGGTAGATGCATCCAATAAACCCATTCCTTTTGCCAATGTCGCCTTCAAAAACTCAAGCGAAGGTGTCGTTTCTAGTGAAGACGGAGTATTTTATTTAGAATCTCCCAAAAGTTATAAAACCATAATTATTACCTCTGTAGGCTATTCCGATCGGGAAATTGATTTGGAGAAAGCCATCAATTATAAACTAAAAATTCAACTCAAGGAGATTCAAACTTTGAACGAAGTCGTAGTTTATCGAGGAAAAACCTCCAAAAAGAACAATCCAGCTTTAGATATTCTCCGAAAAATTTGGGAAAGAAGACGCAAAAACGGCCTTCATTTGTTTGATCAATACCAAATGGAGAAGTATGAAAAAATTGAATTTGATATGAACAGCATCGATAGCGCTTATATGAAAAACAATTTGTTCAAAGGAATGGAATTCATTTTCAAACAAGTCGATACTTCAAAAATAACGGGAAAAACCTACTTGCCTATTTTTATCAACGAGGCCTTGGTCGATGTTTATGGAGACAACAAATTGAAAAAGGTCAAAGAAAAAACAAAAGCCAATAAGACTTCTGGATTCAATGGCAATCAGCAGATTTTAGCTTTTGTAAATGATTTGTACACCGATTTTGATATTTATGACAATCACCTGAATTTTTTTGACAAAAGTTTTACAAGTCCACTCTCGACAACCGGAATCGATGTGTATAATTATGTCCTCAGAGATAGTGCTTACATCGATAACAAAAGGTGTTTTAATATTGTTTTCTATCCACGACGCAAAAACGAATTGACTTTCAAAGGCGATTTTTGGGTAAGCGATACCACTTTTGCCATCAAAAAAATAAATATGGCCGCCACTCGAAGTGCCAATATCAACTGGGTGAAAGACATTTATATCGAACAGGAATTTGAGGTCATGAATGATTCTATTTTTCTGATGACCAAAGATTATATGATGACCGATTTCGCACTCAACAAGAAGGAGAATTCGAAAGGCGTTTACGGCAAACGAACTTCTTTGTATCGAGATCATCAATTCAACATCGAAAAGCCTGAAAAGTTCTACCGAGAGGAAGTCAATTATTTAGACAAAGACGTCTACAATAAATCAGATGAATATTGGGAAGAAAATCGATTCGAAAGCCTTACCAAAGACGAAAAAGGAGTCTATAAAATGCTGGATACTTTGCAAACGGTCAAAAAATTCAAGCAATTGTATAGTTTGGTCGAAATCATAGATAGCGGCTACATCCATTTGGGGGAGTTGGATTACGGACCTATTTATTCCGTAATTGGACAAAATTCCGTCGAAGGATTACGCCTTAGAGCCGGAGCTAGAACCTATTTTGGGCCTAACGATCCGTGGCGTGTTCAAGGCTATCTCGCTTATGGATTCAAAGATGATAAATTCAAATACGGACTGACCGGTAAATGGATGCTGAATCCTAAAAATCGTTTTATTATTTCTGCCGGAAATCGGCGCGATATCGAGCAAATTGGGGCTTCGCTCACGACAACCAATGATATTGTAGGAAGGAGTTTTGCTTCTTCGGGCTTGTTGGTTGTTGGGAGTAATAATAAATTGACCAATGTCAATTTGAGTAATGTTGAATTTGAAATGGAACCCATCAAAAATTTAACTTTTTTGGCGGGTGTTTCCTATCGAACCTTAATTTCGGCTTCGCCCGAATTTAGTTTGGATTATTATACTGATTTGACTCAAACCACTATTCAGAGTCAGGTCAAACAATCCGAGGTGAATTTTCAAGTAGAATATACACCCAATCGGATTCCGGTGGCTTTTGGCGTCGAACGATACAATGCAGATAGTCCTTTTACCAGCATTTTTGTCACCTACAGTCAGGGTTTCAAAAACTTATTTTCAAGCGATTTCAATTACAAAAAGTTGCAATTGTATTACAAACAACCCATAATTATTGGCCCATTAGGACGCTCCGATATTATAATCGAAGCCGGAAAAACTTTCGGGTATATTCCTCTCGGTTTGATGAGCGTGGTTCCGGGGAATCAGTCCATTTTCAACATTGCCAATACATTTAACAATCTCCAATTTTACGAATTCGTTACCGATCAGTATGTGACTTTCAAATGGGATCACGATTTTCACGGACGTTTTTTTGCCCGAATTCCTTTTATGCGAAAACTCAATTGGCGCGAAAACATTGGCTTTCGTTCGGTTTACGGGACGGTTTCAGACGACAATAGAGCGATCAATGCGTCGGGTTTAGTCTATAATGCGCCGGACAAAGTATATTGGGAATACAGTGCGGGCATTGGCAATATTTTCAAATTATTCCGTATAGATTTTTCCTGGAGAGGCAGCTATTTAGATATGCCTGATGCCAATAAATTTGCCACAAAAATCTCTTTTGGATTTTATTTCTGA
- a CDS encoding pyruvate dehydrogenase complex E1 component subunit beta, producing MRTIQFREAICEAMSEEMRRDESVYLMGEEVAEYNGAYKASKGMLDEFGEKRVIDTPIAELGFTGIAVGSAMNGCRPIVEYMTFNFCLVGIDQIINNAAKMRQMTGGQFNVPIVFRGPTASAGQLGATHSQAIENWFANTPGLKVVVPSNVYDAKGLLKSAIRDNDPVIFMESEQMYGDKGEVPEGEYTVPIGVADVKRVGTDVTIVSFGKIIKEAYIAADELAAAGISCEIIDLRTVRPMDKDAILTSVRKTNRLVILEEAWPFASVSSEITYIVQEQAFDFLDAPIQRITTADTPAPYSPVLLKEWLPNADDVVKAVKKVMYK from the coding sequence ATGAGAACGATACAATTTAGAGAAGCCATTTGTGAGGCCATGAGCGAAGAAATGCGTCGCGATGAGTCCGTATATTTAATGGGTGAAGAAGTGGCGGAATACAATGGTGCTTATAAAGCGTCAAAAGGAATGTTAGATGAATTCGGGGAGAAGCGTGTAATTGACACTCCTATCGCTGAGCTCGGTTTTACTGGAATTGCAGTAGGTTCGGCTATGAATGGTTGTCGACCGATTGTAGAGTATATGACCTTCAATTTTTGTTTAGTTGGAATAGATCAAATTATCAATAACGCAGCTAAAATGCGTCAAATGACCGGAGGTCAGTTCAATGTGCCAATCGTTTTTCGTGGGCCAACTGCTTCTGCGGGACAATTGGGTGCTACACACTCTCAAGCTATCGAAAATTGGTTTGCAAACACTCCAGGTCTTAAAGTAGTGGTGCCTTCTAATGTGTATGATGCCAAAGGACTTTTGAAATCTGCTATTCGCGACAATGATCCTGTAATTTTTATGGAATCAGAGCAAATGTACGGTGATAAAGGTGAAGTTCCAGAAGGAGAATATACCGTTCCAATTGGTGTTGCCGATGTGAAAAGAGTAGGTACTGATGTGACTATCGTTTCTTTTGGAAAAATCATCAAAGAAGCTTATATCGCTGCTGATGAATTAGCCGCAGCAGGAATTTCTTGCGAAATTATCGATTTGAGAACCGTTCGTCCTATGGACAAAGATGCTATTTTGACTTCGGTTAGAAAAACAAATCGCTTGGTGATTCTTGAGGAAGCTTGGCCATTTGCGAGTGTTTCTTCTGAAATTACCTATATTGTTCAAGAACAAGCTTTCGATTTTCTTGACGCACCTATTCAACGTATTACAACTGCTGATACTCCAGCGCCTTATTCGCCAGTTTTGCTAAAAGAATGGTTGCCTAATGCGGACGATGTTGTCAAAGCCGTTAAAAAAGTAATGTATAAATAA
- a CDS encoding electron transfer flavoprotein subunit beta/FixA family protein translates to MKILVCISHVPDTTSKINFTHDDSQFDSNGVQFVINPNDEFGLTRAIWFQEQQAATVTVVNVGGPDTEPTLRKALAIGANDAIRVNANPTDSFFVAKQLAEVIKNGGYDLVIAGKESLDYNGGMVPGMVAAILGYNFINSCTELTIEATNAKAIREIDGGREKVSTSLPLIIGGQKGLVEEKDLRIPNMRGIMTARAKTLTVVEPVEASVHTKAVKFEKPAPKSAVKLVAADNIDELINLLHNEAKVI, encoded by the coding sequence ATGAAAATATTAGTCTGCATCAGCCACGTTCCTGATACTACTTCAAAAATCAATTTTACCCATGATGATTCGCAATTTGACTCCAATGGGGTTCAATTTGTCATCAATCCAAACGACGAATTTGGACTCACTCGAGCCATTTGGTTTCAAGAACAACAAGCGGCGACAGTAACCGTTGTGAATGTTGGAGGTCCAGACACAGAACCTACATTGCGAAAAGCTTTGGCTATCGGTGCTAATGATGCCATTCGTGTCAATGCAAATCCAACTGACAGTTTTTTTGTTGCCAAACAACTTGCCGAAGTGATTAAAAATGGTGGTTATGATCTAGTGATTGCTGGTAAAGAATCTTTAGATTATAATGGCGGAATGGTTCCTGGCATGGTTGCCGCAATTCTTGGCTATAATTTTATAAATTCTTGTACCGAATTGACAATCGAGGCTACTAATGCAAAAGCAATTCGCGAAATTGACGGCGGAAGAGAAAAGGTTTCGACGAGTTTGCCATTAATAATAGGAGGACAAAAAGGATTGGTCGAAGAGAAAGACTTGCGTATTCCGAATATGAGAGGAATTATGACTGCTAGAGCAAAAACCTTAACGGTTGTTGAGCCAGTAGAAGCTTCGGTCCATACCAAAGCGGTAAAATTTGAAAAACCAGCTCCAAAATCAGCCGTGAAATTAGTTGCAGCTGATAATATAGATGAACTAATTAATTTATTACACAACGAAGCAAAAGTGATTTAA
- a CDS encoding electron transfer flavoprotein subunit alpha/FixB family protein, giving the protein MSIVIYAESAEGKFKKIAFELASYAKKVAESLGTTVTAVSINTQDVSELSKYGVDKVLKVTNDKLVGFSAKAYADVIQQAARKENASVVVLSSTTDSIYLAPLVAVALEAGFASNVVGLPESYLPFQVRRTAFSNKAFNSTEISSDIKIIGLAKNSYGIFENTSNMATEDFNPTVSENDFGIKVESVEKGSGKVSIADADIVVSGGRGLKGPENWGMIEELAEVLGAATACSKPVSDLDWRPHSEHVGQTGKPVASNLYIAVGISGAIQHIAGINSSKVKVVINSDPEAPFFKVADYGIVGDAFEVVPHLIEKLKAFKAQN; this is encoded by the coding sequence ATGTCAATAGTAATATACGCAGAATCTGCAGAAGGAAAATTCAAAAAAATTGCATTCGAATTGGCTTCTTATGCAAAAAAAGTTGCTGAATCATTAGGAACAACCGTTACGGCGGTTAGCATAAACACCCAAGATGTTTCGGAATTATCAAAATACGGAGTCGACAAAGTGTTGAAGGTCACCAACGATAAATTAGTAGGCTTTTCAGCCAAAGCCTACGCTGATGTTATTCAGCAAGCAGCGCGAAAAGAAAATGCCTCGGTGGTGGTACTGTCTTCGACCACCGATAGTATTTACCTCGCTCCCTTAGTTGCTGTTGCACTCGAAGCAGGTTTTGCTTCCAATGTAGTAGGACTTCCCGAAAGTTATCTGCCTTTTCAAGTTCGAAGAACTGCTTTTTCGAACAAAGCTTTCAATAGCACCGAAATTAGTAGCGATATTAAAATTATTGGTTTAGCCAAAAACTCGTACGGTATATTCGAAAACACTTCAAATATGGCCACTGAAGATTTTAATCCCACTGTGAGTGAAAATGATTTTGGAATAAAAGTAGAATCAGTAGAAAAAGGCTCTGGAAAAGTTTCTATTGCCGATGCAGACATCGTTGTTTCGGGCGGGCGTGGATTAAAAGGTCCTGAAAACTGGGGAATGATTGAAGAATTGGCGGAAGTACTCGGAGCAGCAACCGCTTGCTCGAAACCAGTATCCGATTTAGATTGGAGACCTCATTCAGAACACGTGGGACAAACCGGCAAACCTGTAGCTTCGAATTTGTACATCGCCGTGGGAATTTCAGGAGCCATTCAGCATATTGCGGGAATAAACTCTTCAAAAGTGAAAGTAGTCATCAATTCCGATCCCGAAGCACCTTTTTTCAAAGTAGCCGATTATGGAATAGTTGGCGATGCCTTTGAGGTTGTGCCGCATTTGATCGAAAAACTAAAAGCTTTCAAAGCACAGAATTAA
- a CDS encoding bifunctional nuclease family protein yields MSLVKLSIKGISYSQTQNGAYALILNEVDGDRKLPIVIGAFEAQSIAIALEKEIKPPRPLTHDLFKNFADRFDIVVKQIIIHKLVDGVFYSSIICERDKIEEIIDARTSDAIALALRFNAPIFTYKNILDKAGIFLKANPLNPEKDSQEIDDALSNPETFRQEEESNQSGNLYAKHSLEQLNELLEQAVQNEDYEKAAKIRDEISKR; encoded by the coding sequence ATGAGCTTAGTCAAATTATCCATCAAAGGAATATCTTACAGTCAAACCCAAAACGGAGCTTATGCCTTGATATTGAACGAAGTGGACGGAGATCGAAAATTACCCATTGTCATAGGCGCATTCGAGGCACAATCTATCGCCATTGCCCTAGAGAAAGAAATCAAACCACCGCGCCCGCTGACTCACGATTTATTTAAAAATTTTGCCGATCGCTTTGATATTGTGGTCAAACAAATCATCATTCACAAATTGGTTGATGGCGTTTTTTACTCTAGTATCATTTGCGAAAGAGATAAAATCGAAGAAATAATCGACGCTCGAACTTCAGATGCCATTGCCTTGGCTTTGCGATTTAACGCACCCATTTTTACGTACAAAAACATTCTGGACAAAGCGGGCATTTTCTTAAAAGCAAACCCATTGAATCCTGAAAAAGATTCACAAGAAATTGACGATGCACTTTCTAATCCTGAAACTTTCAGACAAGAAGAAGAGAGCAATCAGTCGGGCAATTTATACGCAAAACACAGTTTAGAACAATTAAACGAATTGTTGGAGCAAGCCGTTCAAAACGAAGACTACGAAAAAGCGGCAAAAATTAGAGACGAAATTTCGAAAAGATAG
- a CDS encoding thymidylate synthase codes for MKQYHDLVKHVLENGNQKGDRTGTGTKSVFGYQMRFDLADGFPMVTTKKLHLKSIIYELLWFLKGDTNIKYLQENGVKIWDAWADENGALGPVYGHQWRNWNSEEIDQIADLIQELKTNPNSRRMLVSAWNPSVLPDTSKSFSENVANNKAALPPCHAFFQFYVSDGKLSCQLYQRSADIFLGVPFNIASYALLTMMIAQVCNLEVGEFIHTFGDAHIYNNHFEQVELQLSREPKALPKMILNPAINDIFDFTFEDFTLVGYEPYDAIKGSVAV; via the coding sequence ATGAAGCAATACCACGATTTAGTTAAACACGTTTTAGAAAACGGCAATCAAAAAGGAGATAGAACAGGCACAGGCACCAAAAGCGTTTTTGGATACCAAATGCGATTTGATTTGGCAGATGGTTTTCCGATGGTGACAACCAAAAAGTTACATCTAAAATCAATAATTTACGAGCTACTTTGGTTTTTAAAAGGAGATACCAATATCAAATACCTACAAGAAAACGGAGTAAAAATTTGGGATGCTTGGGCGGATGAAAACGGTGCTTTAGGTCCAGTTTACGGCCATCAATGGCGCAATTGGAACAGTGAAGAAATAGACCAAATCGCTGATCTAATTCAAGAATTAAAAACCAATCCGAACAGCAGAAGAATGTTAGTTTCGGCTTGGAATCCTAGTGTTTTGCCAGATACCTCTAAATCATTTTCCGAAAATGTGGCCAATAACAAAGCAGCGCTTCCTCCTTGTCATGCTTTCTTCCAATTTTATGTTTCAGACGGAAAATTATCTTGCCAATTGTACCAACGAAGTGCTGATATTTTTCTTGGTGTGCCTTTCAACATCGCCTCTTATGCCTTGCTGACGATGATGATTGCTCAAGTTTGTAACTTAGAAGTGGGCGAATTCATTCATACTTTTGGAGATGCACACATTTACAATAACCATTTTGAGCAAGTTGAATTGCAATTGTCTCGCGAACCAAAAGCGTTACCAAAAATGATTTTGAATCCAGCTATAAATGACATTTTCGACTTTACTTTTGAGGATTTTACACTGGTAGGTTACGAACCATACGACGCTATAAAAGGAAGTGTTGCGGTTTGA
- a CDS encoding DUF4844 domain-containing protein, with product MNNWVLELEKLKIKEKFSVEEWENRGLNPSEKSLCVTLEKSFNDLLTNLISASNTKKSDKEIENLFEHYFNKIKTDELDTEESEFVVDYFDEIAKIFNIPNINEKLNIWTYGIEDYDHEKAEKEDSERVLAEERKRHEIISTECTNCKTQLKTFILERDNSFPSFEIDIIKCVKCSELNLLDKGAGIKRYRFLDYELLEELPKEEYDLAKALKRLKQLKEQK from the coding sequence GTGAATAATTGGGTTTTAGAGTTAGAAAAATTAAAAATCAAGGAAAAATTCTCTGTTGAGGAGTGGGAAAATCGTGGATTAAATCCTTCTGAAAAAAGTCTATGCGTTACGCTTGAAAAATCTTTTAATGATTTACTAACAAATTTAATTTCTGCATCAAATACAAAAAAATCAGACAAAGAAATTGAAAACCTTTTCGAACATTATTTCAACAAAATTAAAACAGATGAATTAGATACAGAGGAAAGTGAATTTGTTGTGGATTATTTTGATGAGATTGCTAAAATCTTCAACATTCCAAATATTAATGAAAAATTGAATATTTGGACTTACGGAATTGAAGATTATGACCACGAAAAAGCTGAAAAAGAAGATTCTGAAAGAGTATTAGCGGAAGAAAGAAAAAGACACGAGATTATTTCTACAGAATGCACAAACTGCAAAACTCAATTAAAAACTTTTATTTTAGAAAGAGATAATAGTTTTCCAAGTTTTGAGATTGACATAATTAAATGTGTAAAATGTTCTGAACTTAATTTACTTGACAAAGGTGCAGGGATAAAAAGATATAGATTTCTTGATTATGAACTACTAGAAGAATTGCCAAAAGAGGAATACGATTTAGCAAAAGCTTTAAAAAGATTAAAACAATTAAAAGAACAAAAATAA
- a CDS encoding HIT family protein codes for MPTPVSECLYCQNNETLHNLMIKICDLEVSQLFLFKEQSYAGRCNVVYKDHGVEFHELSDDQRSAFMSDVARTAKSIAAAFNPDKINYGAYADTISHLHMHVVPKYKNDYGFGGVFEMNPQKTTLSDQEYASIIEKIKGAL; via the coding sequence ATGCCAACTCCAGTTTCAGAATGTTTGTATTGTCAAAATAACGAAACATTACATAATTTAATGATTAAAATCTGTGATTTAGAAGTATCACAATTATTTTTATTCAAAGAGCAATCTTATGCAGGTCGTTGCAATGTGGTTTACAAAGACCACGGTGTAGAGTTTCACGAATTGAGCGACGACCAACGCAGTGCTTTTATGAGTGATGTGGCAAGAACAGCAAAATCAATTGCAGCCGCGTTTAACCCTGACAAAATTAATTACGGAGCCTACGCCGATACAATTTCACATTTACACATGCACGTAGTTCCAAAATACAAAAACGATTATGGCTTTGGGGGTGTTTTTGAAATGAACCCACAAAAAACCACGCTTTCGGATCAGGAATACGCTTCGATAATCGAAAAGATAAAAGGAGCCCTTTAG
- a CDS encoding isoamylase early set domain-containing protein, translating into MSIKKQVIKTKPVCKVTFSVEAKEANTASVVGDFNNWNPAEGELSKLKNGTFKGVFDLAKDASYEFKYLIDGAYVNDSEADSYQWNEFAGTENGVVTV; encoded by the coding sequence ATGTCTATCAAGAAACAAGTTATAAAAACAAAACCAGTTTGTAAAGTTACATTTTCAGTTGAAGCAAAAGAAGCTAATACTGCTTCGGTAGTAGGAGATTTTAACAATTGGAATCCAGCCGAAGGTGAATTGTCAAAATTAAAAAACGGTACTTTCAAAGGCGTTTTTGATCTAGCGAAAGATGCTTCTTACGAATTCAAGTACCTTATAGATGGTGCTTATGTAAACGATTCAGAAGCTGATTCTTATCAATGGAATGAATTTGCTGGAACAGAAAACGGTGTTGTAACTGTTTAA
- a CDS encoding 2TM domain-containing protein translates to MEKELHEQYEYARRRLKQKKGLYFHFVLFILGSIFMFIANHFLIFGIQSNWAIWVITFWAFLFILHFIKVYITDRFMNKNWEREQIEKLMAKQQQKIEQLQNQIEDDSSIKH, encoded by the coding sequence ATGGAAAAAGAACTTCACGAGCAATATGAGTACGCTAGAAGAAGACTAAAACAAAAAAAAGGTCTGTACTTCCACTTCGTATTATTTATTTTGGGAAGCATCTTTATGTTTATTGCCAATCATTTTCTGATTTTTGGAATTCAGTCCAATTGGGCAATTTGGGTCATTACTTTCTGGGCTTTTTTGTTTATTCTTCATTTTATAAAAGTGTATATCACAGATCGTTTTATGAATAAAAACTGGGAAAGAGAACAAATCGAAAAACTCATGGCCAAACAGCAACAGAAAATCGAACAATTGCAAAACCAAATAGAAGATGATTCTTCCATTAAACACTAA
- a CDS encoding dihydrofolate reductase → MIILIAAVAENNALGKNNDLLWHLPNDFKRFKEITSGHHIIMGRKTFESFPKPLPNRTHVIITRQKEFTYEGCIVVQDLESAIAVCPKSENIFVIGGGEIYAQSIPLADQLDITRVHHAFDADVYFPAVDPEIWELASENFHPKDEKHLYDYSFQTFVRRK, encoded by the coding sequence ATGATTATTTTGATTGCAGCGGTTGCCGAAAACAATGCTCTGGGAAAAAACAACGATTTGCTTTGGCATTTACCCAATGATTTCAAACGGTTTAAAGAAATCACTTCAGGACACCATATTATAATGGGTCGAAAAACCTTTGAAAGTTTCCCGAAACCGCTTCCAAATAGAACCCATGTCATTATTACCAGACAAAAAGAGTTTACTTATGAAGGATGCATTGTCGTACAAGATCTAGAAAGCGCCATTGCTGTATGCCCAAAATCGGAAAACATCTTTGTTATAGGCGGTGGAGAAATCTACGCACAATCTATTCCTCTAGCCGATCAGCTGGATATTACTCGAGTACATCACGCCTTCGATGCGGACGTTTATTTTCCTGCTGTTGACCCAGAAATTTGGGAATTAGCCTCAGAAAATTTCCATCCAAAAGACGAAAAACATCTTTATGATTACAGTTTTCAAACATTTGTCAGAAGAAAGTAA
- the ubiE gene encoding bifunctional demethylmenaquinone methyltransferase/2-methoxy-6-polyprenyl-1,4-benzoquinol methylase UbiE, which translates to MSKNITPYKDSTLSKKEQVASMFDTISGNYDNLNRVISFGIDVKWRKKVLQMVSKTNPKTILDIATGTGDLAILMSQTKAEKIIGLDISAGMLEVGKQKINDKNLSKRIEMVLADSENMPFEDHYFDAITVAFGVRNFENLEKGLSEILRVLKPNGIFVILETSVPDKTPYKQGYTFYSKNILPIIGKLFSKDNVAYGYLSESAAAFPYGEALNNILKKIGFIDVVAFPQTFGVATIYSASKK; encoded by the coding sequence ATGTCAAAAAACATAACTCCCTATAAAGATTCTACTTTAAGCAAAAAAGAGCAGGTCGCCTCCATGTTTGATACCATTTCAGGTAATTATGACAATCTCAATCGGGTGATTTCGTTTGGAATTGATGTGAAATGGCGCAAAAAAGTTCTGCAAATGGTATCTAAAACCAATCCAAAAACTATTTTGGATATTGCAACAGGCACTGGAGATTTGGCCATTTTGATGTCGCAAACCAAAGCGGAAAAAATCATAGGATTAGACATTTCGGCAGGGATGCTTGAAGTAGGAAAACAAAAAATCAACGATAAAAACTTGTCAAAAAGAATAGAAATGGTCTTGGCGGATTCTGAAAACATGCCATTTGAAGATCATTATTTCGATGCGATAACCGTAGCTTTTGGGGTTAGAAACTTCGAAAATCTCGAAAAAGGATTGTCAGAAATATTGAGAGTTTTGAAACCCAATGGCATTTTTGTTATCCTTGAAACTTCGGTACCAGATAAAACGCCCTACAAACAAGGCTATACATTTTACAGTAAAAACATCCTCCCTATTATTGGAAAATTATTTTCTAAAGACAATGTGGCTTACGGTTATTTATCAGAATCGGCAGCAGCTTTTCCTTATGGCGAGGCCTTGAACAATATTTTAAAAAAAATTGGGTTTATAGATGTAGTTGCTTTTCCTCAAACTTTTGGAGTAGCAACCATTTATTCAGCTTCCAAAAAATAA